GAAACCGCTTGCTCCCCTTCTTTGACTCCATCGCAACAATCTGGACCTGCGGGTTCTGTTTCATCACGTGGATATATGACGCCGGACCAAACCGGGCGAAATCAACCTCACCATTGGCAAGTTGGTCGATACCCTCTTGATATTCCTTGGCAACTGTCATGCGAATAACAACTTTTTCATCCAGTACTTCGCCCAAACGATTGGATAGGAACGTCAGAAAAGGTCGGTATTTCTTGACCGTGACAGTGGGCTTATCCGCCGCATAGGTTCCGAAGGTCAGAGTAATATCAGCGCGCGCTTCTAGCGGTGTCAGCAGCATCAGCAAGCACAGAGAAAGAACGGACCACAGGCGAAGAACACCCAGGGTTCCAATGGGATATCTCGCGCCGTTGAGCATCGTCGTCTCCTGTCTGAACCCGGTTGATGCCGAGTCAATGAATGCGTGCATCTGTTTACCCTGAATAGTGAGAAAATTTGGTTAAGTGGTACTGAATATTATAAATAATTTTATGACTCACCCTAAAGCATGACAGCAATATTAACCTTTCAGTAACGATTTCAGCGCTCTTTTATAAAATTCATCGAAAATTTGAAGATCGGGCACCGCCCCGACAGGACCTCTCGTGATAGCAAACCGCACTCGTTCCCGCTCACCCCTCTCCCGCCTTCTGTTCGCGGTCATATTGACGTCAGGGGGTGTCCCCGCCACGGCCTGGGCGATCCCATCGCCAGAACTGGTGATTGGGTCGGTCTCGTCCCTGTCGCAGGTGCTTGCCGTTGGAATCGCCATGGTCTCGGGCCTTGGCGCCGTTGTGGCAGCCAAACTGGGTTTTCAGCCGAAAAAAGGCGCACAGACGAAACGCTATCCCGTGCGGTTAATCGCCGGACTTGTTTTAGTGGCATCAATGCTCGCCCTGTCGAACTACTGGCAATACAGCAGCCAGCAAGCTGCTGAACAATCCCGTCTGCAAGCCACATTGGTTCGCCCCGCGCAGTTTGCCGGCACCAAGATCAAAGATGCAACACTGAAAGAGACCAGCTTCACACGCCAGTCGGACCACCCGCTTGCGATGTCGACTGTTGACGCAGCTGCTGCGCTAGAAGATGGCGAAACACTGTTCTACGATATCCGTGAGACCGGAGAAAACGCTATGGGGTCCCTGCCCGGTTCGACCCACATCCGCTTTCCCGACTTTCTTCAAAGCCGTCCAGTACAGCCGGGACAGAAAGTTGTTCTCTTCTGTCATAACGGCAACCGGAGTTCTGAAACCTGCGCCAAACTGGCAGCAATGGGTATCGACTGCAGCTTTATCGCAGGCGGTATCGAAAAATGGATCGTCGAGGGGCGTGATTTTTCAGACAAAGACGTCAAGACGCTCTCGGACCTGCGGGCCATCCCTGACTATCCAGGCCGGGATGTGTTGCTCAGTACTGCTGACTTTACTGAGCTGACAAATTCTGAAGATCTGCAAATCGTGGACACACGGTATCCTGGTGACTTTGACGCCGGCCATCTGCCCGATGCGGTCAATATTCCGATCCGCAAGATGACCACCGCAGATTTGATGCAGCGCATCAGTGAACTGGACCCGACCAAACCAACGATCGCGGCCTGCTATGACCGTCGCAGCTGCTTCATGAGCCAGGTACTGGGGCTGGAATTGGCACAAAAGGGCTTTGATTTCCGGGGACGTTATACGCTGCCTTGGGAGTATTTTATCGCCCCCAAACCCAAACCACATGTTCAGGCCTGGCTGGCAGATCAACAAAGTGGTCTTTGGGACAAAGCGATCACCGCATTGGCAGCTGCGCTGCTTTGGGTGCACGCACACAGCCATATCCTGCTGGGCCTTTTTGTGCTGTCTCTGGTCACCAGAATTCTGATCCTGCCAGTTGCACTGAAATCTGAACGGGATCAGATCACCACCAATAACACCGCCGACGAGATGAAAGCCCTGAAAGACAGGCTTGCTGATGATCCGGTGCGCAAGGCGCGCGCGGTGCAGGCCTTTTATGCCGACAAGGGGTTAACGCCCATGAAGAACCTCACCGCGCTATTGTTCCTGCCGGTGATGATGCTGGGGGTTTCTGCCGCACAGGAGGCCAGCACCAGCCTGCAAACGCCGTTCTTGTGGATGACAGATCTTGGCCTGCCAGATCCGCTGTTCATCATGCCCATGGTGTTCACTGCGCTGGCAGCTATCTACTTGCTCTGGGCGGTGGCCAAGACGCGCCGACAAGCACTGTTGTGGATGTTGCTTGGTGTGCCTGCACTCTTTGCAATGGTCTTTGGCCTCTCCGGAGCCGCAAATGCCTATCTTTGCTTCAGCCTGTCGCTATTGCTGGTTCAGCGCGCCTATGTCACTGGGATGCATAGCAAACTGGCAGAAAGCCTATCGTTACGGGTGCACAAACGCGCGCTGGCCAAGCTGCCACACGGCGTGATCCCGATGGGCTATACCGAGGAGCTCTCGGATGCCGGCAACAAAGCGCTGCGCCTATCGATCTTGAAAAACGCAGGCCTGCCAGTGCCAGGTGGCGTCATCGTGCGCTCTGACGCCATTCAGGACTATCGCGCCATGTCCGACGGGCAAAAGGACACTTTTGCGGCGCGTGTCTTCAAACTGGCCGGTGGCAAACCCGTCGCTGTGCGCTCCTCTGCGAGCAATGAGGACGGCGCAGATCAGAGCTTTGCCGGAGTATTTGAATCCGTTCTGGACGTCACTGCCGACACCATGCGCGCGGCGCTGGACGAGGTGGTGACCAGTTTCTCTTCTGAGCGTGCCGCAAGCTATTCTGATGCGGGCGACAGCCGCGATCAGGGTAATATCGTGGTGCAGGAAATGGTGCAGGCCGACTACGCAGGCGTTCTGTTTACCCAGGATCCCATGGCACCTGGTATGGTGATGGTCGAATGGGTCGAAGGCTGTGGCGACGACCTCGTTTCAGGCCGGGTCACCCCGACGTCTCTGCGCTTTGGCCGCTATTCCGGCCTCCCTGGAGAGGAAGATCAGGACGACACGCTGGATCTTGCGCCCCTCCTCACGCTTGGCAAACAGATTGAGGAGACTTTTGGGTGCCCGCAGGATGTTGAATGGGCCTATGCCGACGGCCAATTCCAGATCGTTCAGAGTCGCGACATCACGACGCTGGCGCTCGGGTCCGAGATTGAGCGTGCGCGGCTGGCGGAATGGCGTGGTGTCCTGGACCACTACAAAGACGCGGATCCCGACCAACCCCTATTGGAACAGGACGAGATGTCCGAAGTGCTACCGCGCCCCACACCGATATCGTTCTCTCTGATGGGCAGCCTTTGGGCGCCCGGCGGCAGCGTCGATTTGGCCTGCCGTGCGCTCGCCGTGCCGTACAACCTGCCTGAAGGTCGTGCAGGTCACCTGGTGAATCTTTTTGGTAAAACTTATGTTGATGTTGGCCTCAAAGATCAGATGACGCTGAAGCTGACAACATCCAAGGCGAAACAGCTGCGCAAGCAGGCGCGGCCGATGATCACCCAATTCCGCGAGGAGGTTCTGGCGGCTCTCACTGATCAGCTCGCCTTCTGGCAGGCCGTTGACTATGCGGCCCTGCCCCGCGCCAAACAGTTGGAGGCGATCACAACCCTGCGTGATCTCTTTGTCACCGACATCTATGTTGAGGCTGAGAAGGTGAATATCATCGCAGGCTTCACAATGGGCGAAGCGAGCGCCGCTGCCGCTGGCGATCCAACCCTGCGTGCACATTTGATGCACGCCGAATTGCCTCATGCGCCTTGTAGCCTGCTGTCCGCCTGCACTGGTCCCGCAGCGGATGCACAGGCGCAAGCCATGATGGGTCATCGCTCCATCTTCGACTATGAGCTCTCGACCCCCCGTTATTCAGAGGCCCCAAGCCTGTTGTCTTCTCTGCTCCACAGCTCGGTCGCGCCAATCACCGGCAGCGCGGCTACCCCTGCGAACCTACCGGATGACCTGCGCGAAACTCTTGATCTGGCAATCGCTTATCAGGACCTAAAGGAACAGGCCAAGCACGAGGCCCTACGGGTTCTGGCCGAACTGCGCCGTGCGCTTCTGGCGCTGGCGGCGCAGACCGGGCTGGACGACCTGGTATTCTACCTCACTATGGACGATGTCCTGTTGGGCAATTGGGAGCAACCTGCCCTGATGAAGATCAAGGCTGAGACCAACAAAGCGCATGAAGATCTGCGCAAGGCGTCTGCCCCGACCAATGTCACTCTGACCTTGCGTGATTGCGAATTGCTGTCGCTGGGGGCTCAGGCTGGGTCTGGAGGTGGCAGTCTTGGCGGCACCTGTGTCGCGGGCAGCGGTACTGTCACTGCACGGA
This window of the Phaeobacter porticola genome carries:
- a CDS encoding PEP/pyruvate-binding domain-containing protein; its protein translation is MVSGLGAVVAAKLGFQPKKGAQTKRYPVRLIAGLVLVASMLALSNYWQYSSQQAAEQSRLQATLVRPAQFAGTKIKDATLKETSFTRQSDHPLAMSTVDAAAALEDGETLFYDIRETGENAMGSLPGSTHIRFPDFLQSRPVQPGQKVVLFCHNGNRSSETCAKLAAMGIDCSFIAGGIEKWIVEGRDFSDKDVKTLSDLRAIPDYPGRDVLLSTADFTELTNSEDLQIVDTRYPGDFDAGHLPDAVNIPIRKMTTADLMQRISELDPTKPTIAACYDRRSCFMSQVLGLELAQKGFDFRGRYTLPWEYFIAPKPKPHVQAWLADQQSGLWDKAITALAAALLWVHAHSHILLGLFVLSLVTRILILPVALKSERDQITTNNTADEMKALKDRLADDPVRKARAVQAFYADKGLTPMKNLTALLFLPVMMLGVSAAQEASTSLQTPFLWMTDLGLPDPLFIMPMVFTALAAIYLLWAVAKTRRQALLWMLLGVPALFAMVFGLSGAANAYLCFSLSLLLVQRAYVTGMHSKLAESLSLRVHKRALAKLPHGVIPMGYTEELSDAGNKALRLSILKNAGLPVPGGVIVRSDAIQDYRAMSDGQKDTFAARVFKLAGGKPVAVRSSASNEDGADQSFAGVFESVLDVTADTMRAALDEVVTSFSSERAASYSDAGDSRDQGNIVVQEMVQADYAGVLFTQDPMAPGMVMVEWVEGCGDDLVSGRVTPTSLRFGRYSGLPGEEDQDDTLDLAPLLTLGKQIEETFGCPQDVEWAYADGQFQIVQSRDITTLALGSEIERARLAEWRGVLDHYKDADPDQPLLEQDEMSEVLPRPTPISFSLMGSLWAPGGSVDLACRALAVPYNLPEGRAGHLVNLFGKTYVDVGLKDQMTLKLTTSKAKQLRKQARPMITQFREEVLAALTDQLAFWQAVDYAALPRAKQLEAITTLRDLFVTDIYVEAEKVNIIAGFTMGEASAAAAGDPTLRAHLMHAELPHAPCSLLSACTGPAADAQAQAMMGHRSIFDYELSTPRYSEAPSLLSSLLHSSVAPITGSAATPANLPDDLRETLDLAIAYQDLKEQAKHEALRVLAELRRALLALAAQTGLDDLVFYLTMDDVLLGNWEQPALMKIKAETNKAHEDLRKASAPTNVTLTLRDCELLSLGAQAGSGGGSLGGTCVAGSGTVTARIFWVEDETAIGPEVFDGFQDGDILACRMINPAWLPYVQRSGAVLSEVGGWLSHMAIVAREKDILMLVACKGLDQLARGEQITVGDDGSITTAEAPGLRVVSA